Proteins from a single region of Oryza brachyantha chromosome 6, ObraRS2, whole genome shotgun sequence:
- the LOC121054750 gene encoding 21 kDa protein-like, with product MASSPRAAPLLAAAAALLLGLAAAAATAANGAPAASDFIRKSCRATQYPAVCVQSLASYGGTAPPRSPRELARAALSVSVDRARSASAYVGRLCGPGGGGGHGAGAGPVRDCLENMADSVEHLRDAAQELGGNMGRAGSPGFKWHLSNVQTWCSAALTDENTCLDGLSRGVDAATRSAIRGKIVEVAQVTSNALALVNHVGPAGN from the coding sequence ATGGCGAGctccccccgcgccgcgcccctcctcgccgccgccgccgcgctcctcctcggcctcgccgcggcggcggccacggcggcgaacggcgcgccggcggccagtGACTTCATCCGCAAGTCGTGCCGCGCGACGCAGTACCCGGCGGTGTGCGTGCAGAGCCTGGCGTCGTACGGcgggacggcgccgccgcggagcccGCGGGAGCTGGCGCGCGCCGCGCTGTCGGTGAGCGTGGACCGGGCGCGGTCGGCGTCTGCGTACGTGGGCCGCCTCTgcggccccggcggcggcggcggccacggcgccggcgccgggccaGTCCGTGACTGCCTGGAGAACATGGCGGACAGCGTGGAGCACCTCCGCGACGCGGCGCAGGAGCTCGGCGGCAACATGGGGCGCGCCGGCTCGCCGGGGTTCAAGTGGCACCTGAGCAACGTCCAGACGTGGTGCAGCGCCGCCCTGACCGACGAGAACACCTGCCTCGACGGGCTCTCCCGCGGAGTGGACGCCGCCACCCGCTCCGCCATCCGCGGCAAGATCGTCGAGGTCGCGCAGGTCACCAGCAacgccctcgccctcgtcaACCACGTCGGCCCCGCCGGCAACTAG